In Balaenoptera musculus isolate JJ_BM4_2016_0621 chromosome 17, mBalMus1.pri.v3, whole genome shotgun sequence, a genomic segment contains:
- the OSGIN2 gene encoding oxidative stress-induced growth inhibitor 2 isoform X1, which translates to MPVWCCRCSLAGHFRNYSDPETEGEIFNSLVQYFGDNWGRKVKAMPLVEETSLLEDSSVTLPVVVIGNGPSGICLSYMLSGYRPYLSSEAIHPNTILHSKLEEARHLSIVDQDLEYLSEGLEGRSSNPVAVLFDALLHPDADFGYDYPSILHWKLEQHHYIPHLVLGKGPPGGAWHNMEGSMLTISFGNWMELPGLKFKDWVSSKRRNLKGDRVMPEEIARYYKHYVKVMGLQKNFRENTYITSVSRLYRDQVDNDGQDRDISTQHLQIEKSKFTKRNWEIRGYQRIGDGSHIPFCLFAENVALATGTLDSPGRLEIDGEDFPFVFHSMPEFGAAISKGKLCGKVDPVLIVGSGLTAADAVLCAYNNNVPVIHVFRRRVTDPSLIFKQLPKKLYPEYHKVYHMMCTQSYSLDSNLLSDYTSFPEHHVLSFKSDMKCILQNISGLKKIFKLSAAVVLIGSHPNLSFLKEQGCYLGHNSSQPITCKGNPVEIDAYTYECVKEANLFALGPLVGDNFVRFLKGGALGVTRCLATRQKKKKQHLFVERGGGDGIA; encoded by the exons aaactatagTGACCCTGAAACTGAAGGAGAGATTTTTAATTCCTTAGTGCAATATTTTGGTGATAATTGGGGGCGAAAAGTTAAAGCTATGCCATTAGTTGAAGAAACTTCTTTACTTGAAGATTCATCAGTGACTTTGCCTGTGGTAGTAATAG gaaatggACCCTCAGGAATCTGCCTTTCTTATATGCTGTCAGGCTACAGACCATATTTATCATCAGAAGCAATACATCCAAACACAATCTTACATAGCAAATTAGAAGAAGCGAGACATCTTTCCATTGTTGATCAG gaCTTAGAGTATTTGTCTGAGGGCCTTGAGGGTCGATCATCCAATCCTGTTGCAGTACTTTTCGACGCACTTCTTCATCCAGATGCTGACTTTGGGTATGATTATCCATCCATTTTGCATTGGAAATTAGAACAGCATCATTATATCCCTCACTTAGTTCTTGGTAAAGGTCCACCTGGTGGAGCTTGGCAT AATATGGAAGGCTCGATGTTGACAATCAGCTTTGGAAATTGGATGGAGCTACCTGGACTTAAATTTAAAGATTGGGTATCTAGCAAACGAAG gaACCTAAAAGGGGATCGAGTTATGCCAGAGGAAATAGCTCGCTACTATAAACATTATGTAAAAGTCATGGGTCTTCAGAAGAATTTCAGAGAGAATACTTACATTACCTCTGTATCAAGACTCTATAGAGATCAAGTTGATAATGATGGTCAAGACAGAGATATTTCAACACAGCATTTACAGATAGAGAAGTCAAAATTTACCAAGAGAAACTGGGAAATCAGGGGTTATCAGCGAATAGGAGATGGTTCCCATattcctttctgtctctttgctgaAAATGTAGCTCTGGCAACTGGAACATTGGATTCTCCTGGTCGTTTGGAAATTGATGGGGAagattttccttttgtgtttcaTTCAATGCCTGAATTTGGAGCCGCTATAAGCAAAGGAAAGTTGTGTGGCAAAGTGGATCCAGTGTTAATTGTAGGTTCTGGGCTTACCGCAGCTGATGCAGTACTGTGTGCTTACAACAATAATGTCCCTGTGATTCATGTATTTCGCAGACGAGTAACTGATCCAAGCTTAATTTTCAAACAGCTTCCCAAAAAGCTTTATCCAGAATACCATAAAGTCTATCATATGATGTGTACTCAGTCATATTCTTTAGACTCAAATCTTTTATCTGATTATACCAGTTTTCCTGAGCACCATGTGCTTTCCTTTAAGTCGGACATGAAATGCATTCTTCAAAATATCTCTggattgaagaaaatatttaagctCTCTGCAGCAGTAGTGTTGATAGGTTCTCATCCCAATCTGTCCTTTCTGAAGGAGCAAGGGTGTTACCTGGGCCACAACTCAAGCCAGCCAATCACATGTAAGGGTAATCCTGTGGAAATAGACGCATATACATATGAGTGTGTTAAAGAAGCCAACCTTTTTGCATTGGGTCCTTTGGTTGGAGACAATTTTGTTCGATTTTTAAAGGGAGGGGCACTGGGTGTTACACGCTGTTTAGCtacaagacagaagaaaaaaaagcagcatttatttgttgaaagaggaggaggagatgggataGCTTAG
- the OSGIN2 gene encoding oxidative stress-induced growth inhibitor 2 isoform X2, with the protein MPLVEETSLLEDSSVTLPVVVIGNGPSGICLSYMLSGYRPYLSSEAIHPNTILHSKLEEARHLSIVDQDLEYLSEGLEGRSSNPVAVLFDALLHPDADFGYDYPSILHWKLEQHHYIPHLVLGKGPPGGAWHNMEGSMLTISFGNWMELPGLKFKDWVSSKRRNLKGDRVMPEEIARYYKHYVKVMGLQKNFRENTYITSVSRLYRDQVDNDGQDRDISTQHLQIEKSKFTKRNWEIRGYQRIGDGSHIPFCLFAENVALATGTLDSPGRLEIDGEDFPFVFHSMPEFGAAISKGKLCGKVDPVLIVGSGLTAADAVLCAYNNNVPVIHVFRRRVTDPSLIFKQLPKKLYPEYHKVYHMMCTQSYSLDSNLLSDYTSFPEHHVLSFKSDMKCILQNISGLKKIFKLSAAVVLIGSHPNLSFLKEQGCYLGHNSSQPITCKGNPVEIDAYTYECVKEANLFALGPLVGDNFVRFLKGGALGVTRCLATRQKKKKQHLFVERGGGDGIA; encoded by the exons ATGCCATTAGTTGAAGAAACTTCTTTACTTGAAGATTCATCAGTGACTTTGCCTGTGGTAGTAATAG gaaatggACCCTCAGGAATCTGCCTTTCTTATATGCTGTCAGGCTACAGACCATATTTATCATCAGAAGCAATACATCCAAACACAATCTTACATAGCAAATTAGAAGAAGCGAGACATCTTTCCATTGTTGATCAG gaCTTAGAGTATTTGTCTGAGGGCCTTGAGGGTCGATCATCCAATCCTGTTGCAGTACTTTTCGACGCACTTCTTCATCCAGATGCTGACTTTGGGTATGATTATCCATCCATTTTGCATTGGAAATTAGAACAGCATCATTATATCCCTCACTTAGTTCTTGGTAAAGGTCCACCTGGTGGAGCTTGGCAT AATATGGAAGGCTCGATGTTGACAATCAGCTTTGGAAATTGGATGGAGCTACCTGGACTTAAATTTAAAGATTGGGTATCTAGCAAACGAAG gaACCTAAAAGGGGATCGAGTTATGCCAGAGGAAATAGCTCGCTACTATAAACATTATGTAAAAGTCATGGGTCTTCAGAAGAATTTCAGAGAGAATACTTACATTACCTCTGTATCAAGACTCTATAGAGATCAAGTTGATAATGATGGTCAAGACAGAGATATTTCAACACAGCATTTACAGATAGAGAAGTCAAAATTTACCAAGAGAAACTGGGAAATCAGGGGTTATCAGCGAATAGGAGATGGTTCCCATattcctttctgtctctttgctgaAAATGTAGCTCTGGCAACTGGAACATTGGATTCTCCTGGTCGTTTGGAAATTGATGGGGAagattttccttttgtgtttcaTTCAATGCCTGAATTTGGAGCCGCTATAAGCAAAGGAAAGTTGTGTGGCAAAGTGGATCCAGTGTTAATTGTAGGTTCTGGGCTTACCGCAGCTGATGCAGTACTGTGTGCTTACAACAATAATGTCCCTGTGATTCATGTATTTCGCAGACGAGTAACTGATCCAAGCTTAATTTTCAAACAGCTTCCCAAAAAGCTTTATCCAGAATACCATAAAGTCTATCATATGATGTGTACTCAGTCATATTCTTTAGACTCAAATCTTTTATCTGATTATACCAGTTTTCCTGAGCACCATGTGCTTTCCTTTAAGTCGGACATGAAATGCATTCTTCAAAATATCTCTggattgaagaaaatatttaagctCTCTGCAGCAGTAGTGTTGATAGGTTCTCATCCCAATCTGTCCTTTCTGAAGGAGCAAGGGTGTTACCTGGGCCACAACTCAAGCCAGCCAATCACATGTAAGGGTAATCCTGTGGAAATAGACGCATATACATATGAGTGTGTTAAAGAAGCCAACCTTTTTGCATTGGGTCCTTTGGTTGGAGACAATTTTGTTCGATTTTTAAAGGGAGGGGCACTGGGTGTTACACGCTGTTTAGCtacaagacagaagaaaaaaaagcagcatttatttgttgaaagaggaggaggagatgggataGCTTAG
- the OSGIN2 gene encoding oxidative stress-induced growth inhibitor 2 isoform X3: MLSGYRPYLSSEAIHPNTILHSKLEEARHLSIVDQDLEYLSEGLEGRSSNPVAVLFDALLHPDADFGYDYPSILHWKLEQHHYIPHLVLGKGPPGGAWHNMEGSMLTISFGNWMELPGLKFKDWVSSKRRNLKGDRVMPEEIARYYKHYVKVMGLQKNFRENTYITSVSRLYRDQVDNDGQDRDISTQHLQIEKSKFTKRNWEIRGYQRIGDGSHIPFCLFAENVALATGTLDSPGRLEIDGEDFPFVFHSMPEFGAAISKGKLCGKVDPVLIVGSGLTAADAVLCAYNNNVPVIHVFRRRVTDPSLIFKQLPKKLYPEYHKVYHMMCTQSYSLDSNLLSDYTSFPEHHVLSFKSDMKCILQNISGLKKIFKLSAAVVLIGSHPNLSFLKEQGCYLGHNSSQPITCKGNPVEIDAYTYECVKEANLFALGPLVGDNFVRFLKGGALGVTRCLATRQKKKKQHLFVERGGGDGIA, translated from the exons ATGCTGTCAGGCTACAGACCATATTTATCATCAGAAGCAATACATCCAAACACAATCTTACATAGCAAATTAGAAGAAGCGAGACATCTTTCCATTGTTGATCAG gaCTTAGAGTATTTGTCTGAGGGCCTTGAGGGTCGATCATCCAATCCTGTTGCAGTACTTTTCGACGCACTTCTTCATCCAGATGCTGACTTTGGGTATGATTATCCATCCATTTTGCATTGGAAATTAGAACAGCATCATTATATCCCTCACTTAGTTCTTGGTAAAGGTCCACCTGGTGGAGCTTGGCAT AATATGGAAGGCTCGATGTTGACAATCAGCTTTGGAAATTGGATGGAGCTACCTGGACTTAAATTTAAAGATTGGGTATCTAGCAAACGAAG gaACCTAAAAGGGGATCGAGTTATGCCAGAGGAAATAGCTCGCTACTATAAACATTATGTAAAAGTCATGGGTCTTCAGAAGAATTTCAGAGAGAATACTTACATTACCTCTGTATCAAGACTCTATAGAGATCAAGTTGATAATGATGGTCAAGACAGAGATATTTCAACACAGCATTTACAGATAGAGAAGTCAAAATTTACCAAGAGAAACTGGGAAATCAGGGGTTATCAGCGAATAGGAGATGGTTCCCATattcctttctgtctctttgctgaAAATGTAGCTCTGGCAACTGGAACATTGGATTCTCCTGGTCGTTTGGAAATTGATGGGGAagattttccttttgtgtttcaTTCAATGCCTGAATTTGGAGCCGCTATAAGCAAAGGAAAGTTGTGTGGCAAAGTGGATCCAGTGTTAATTGTAGGTTCTGGGCTTACCGCAGCTGATGCAGTACTGTGTGCTTACAACAATAATGTCCCTGTGATTCATGTATTTCGCAGACGAGTAACTGATCCAAGCTTAATTTTCAAACAGCTTCCCAAAAAGCTTTATCCAGAATACCATAAAGTCTATCATATGATGTGTACTCAGTCATATTCTTTAGACTCAAATCTTTTATCTGATTATACCAGTTTTCCTGAGCACCATGTGCTTTCCTTTAAGTCGGACATGAAATGCATTCTTCAAAATATCTCTggattgaagaaaatatttaagctCTCTGCAGCAGTAGTGTTGATAGGTTCTCATCCCAATCTGTCCTTTCTGAAGGAGCAAGGGTGTTACCTGGGCCACAACTCAAGCCAGCCAATCACATGTAAGGGTAATCCTGTGGAAATAGACGCATATACATATGAGTGTGTTAAAGAAGCCAACCTTTTTGCATTGGGTCCTTTGGTTGGAGACAATTTTGTTCGATTTTTAAAGGGAGGGGCACTGGGTGTTACACGCTGTTTAGCtacaagacagaagaaaaaaaagcagcatttatttgttgaaagaggaggaggagatgggataGCTTAG